The following are from one region of the Plasmodium cynomolgi strain B DNA, chromosome 1, whole genome shotgun sequence genome:
- a CDS encoding heat shock protein 86 (putative) → MSKETFAFNADIRQLMSLIINTFYSNKEIFLRELISNASDALDKIRYEAITDTQKLSAEPEFYIRIIPDKTNNTLTIEDSGIGMTKNDLINNLGTIARSGTKAFMEAIQASGDISMIGQFGVGFYSAYLVADHVVVVSKNNDDEQYVWESAAGGSFTVTKDETNEKMGRGTKIILHLKDDQLEYLEEKRIKDLVKKHSEFISFPIKLYCERQNEKEITASEDEVEDDDAEGEKKKSGKDQLEDGDKQTQEGDDADKEKKEHNEEDEDKEKGDDHPKVEDVTEELENAEKKKKKEKKKKKIHTVEHEWEELNKQKPLWMRKPEEVTNEEYASFYKSLTNDWEDHLAVKHFSVEGQLEFKALLFIPKRAPFDMFENRKKRNNIKLYVRRVFIMDDCEEIIPEWLNFVKGVVDSEDLPLNISRESLQQNKILKVIKKNLIKKCLDMFSELAENKDNYKKFYEQFSKNLKLGIHEDNANRAKITELLRFQTSKSGDEMIGLKEYVDRMKENQKDIYYITGESINAVSNSPFLEALTKKGFEVIYMVDPIDEYAVQQLKDFEGKKLKCCTKEGLDIDDSEEAKKTFETMKAEYEGLCKVIKDVLHEKVEKVVVGQRITDSPCVLVTSEFGWSANMERIMKAQALRDNSMTSYMLSKKIMEINARHPIITALKQKADADKSDKTVKDLIWLLFDTSLLTSGFALEEPTTFSKRIHRMIKLGLSIDEEENNDIELPPLEETMDATDSKMEEVD, encoded by the exons ATGTCAAAGGAAACCTTCGCATTCAATGCCGATATCAGGCAGTTAATGAGTTTAATCATTAACACATTTTACAGCaacaaagaaatttttttgagaGAACTTATTAGCAATGCAAGTGATGCACTGGATAAAATCAGATATGAGGCAATCACAGATACACAGAAATTATCTGCTGAACCAGAGTTCTACATTCGTATCATTCCTGACAAAACGAACAATACTCTCACGATTGAAGATTCAGGTATTGGtatgacaaaaaatgatttaattAATAACTTGGGTACTATTGCTAGATCAGGAACCAAGGCATTTATGGAGGCTATTCAAGCAAGTGGAGATATATCTATGATTGGACAATTCGGTGTTGGTTTTTACTCTGCTTACCTCGTTGCTGATCATGTTGTTGTTGTGTcgaaaaataatgatgatGAGCAGTATGTATGGGAATCAGCTGCTGGTGGTTCGTTCACTGTCACTAAGGATGAAACGAATgagaaaatgggaagaggTACCAAAATTATTCTGCATTTGAAAGATGATCAATTGGAATAtctagaagaaaaaagaattaaagaTTTGGTGAAAAAGCATTctgaatttatttctttcccaattaaattatattgtGAAAGACAGAATGAGAAAGAAATCACTGCATCGGAGGATGAAGTAGAGGATGATGATGCtgagggagagaaaaagaaatccGGAAAGGATCAACTTGAAGATGGAGATAAACAAACCCAAGAAGGGGATGATGCtgataaggaaaaaaaagaacacaatgaggaggatgaagataaagaaaaaggagatgaTCATCCCAAAGTGGAGGATGTAACAGAAGAATTAGAAAAtgctgagaaaaaaaagaaaaaggaaaagaaaaagaaaaaaatacataccgTTGAACATGAATGGGAAGAATTAAACAAACAGAAACCACTATGGATGAGGAAACCTGAGGAAGTCACCAATGAAGAGTATGCTAGCTTTTACAAATCGTTGACGAACGATTGGGAAGACCACTTAGCTGTGAAACACTTCTCTGTTGAAGGACAGCTAGAATTTAAGgcacttttatttattccgAAAAGAGCTCCTTTCGATATGtttgaaaatagaaaaaagagaaacaacATCAAATTGTATGTTAGACGTGTTTTTATCATGGACGATTGTGAGGAAATCATCCCTGAGTGGCTTAACTTCGTGAAGGGTGTTGTCGATTCGGAAGACTTGCCACTCAACATTTCAAGAGAGTCCCTACAGCAGAACAAAATTCTCAAGGTTATCAAGAAGAATCTCATCAAGAAGTGCCTCGATATGTTTTCTGAGTTGGCAGAGAACAAGGACAACTACAAGAAGTTTTACGAGCAGTTCAGCAAGAACTTGAAGCTGGGAATCCACGAGGATAACGCGAACCGTGCGAAG ATCACCGAGTTGCTCCGATTTCAAACGTCCAAGTCTGGCGATGAAATGATAGGACTAAAGGAATACGTGGACAGAATGAAGGAGAATCAAAAGGATATTTACTACATCACAGGTGAGTCAATCAACGCGGTGTCtaactctccatttttggaAGCTCTGACGAAGAAAGGATTCGAAGTGATATACATGGTTGACCCCATCGATGAGTATGCAGTACAACAACTAAAAGACTtcgagggaaaaaaattaaaatgttgcACTAAGGAAGGTCTAGATATTGATGACTCTGAGGAAGCTAAAAAAACGTTTGAAACGATGAAGGCTGAATATGAAGGACTATGTAAAGTCATAAAGGATGTGCTTCATGAGAAGGTAGAGAAAGTAGTGGTTGGACAAAGAATCACCGATTCACCATGTGTATTAGTTACATCTGAATTTGGCTGGTCAGCAAACATGGAAAGAATTATGAAAGCTCAAGCGTTGAGAGATAACTCCATGACTAGCTATATGTTgtctaaaaaaattatggagaTCAATGCACGTCATCCAATCATCACGGCATTGAAACAAAAAGCAGATGCGGATAAGTCAGACAAGACAGTTAAAGATTTAATATGGCTCCTATTCGATACATCTTTATTGACTTCTGGATTTGCCCTTGAAGAACCCACGACCTTCTCCAAGAGAATCCACAGAATGATTAAATTGGGTCTTTCCAtcgatgaggaagaaaacaacgACATTGAGTTGCCACCCTTGGAAGAGACCATGGACGCTACTGACTCAAAGATGGAAGAGGTTGATTAA